The DNA sequence GTGCCGGTCGTCGATGTTGGGAAAGACGTGCCCGTTGGCGATGAAGATGTCGCGCCGGCCGTCGTTGTCGTAGTCCAGGAAGCCGACGCCCCAGCCGAGGGTCGGCAGGGTCGCCAGTCCGATTCCGGAGGCCATCGACACGTCCGTGAACGTCAGCGATCCGTCGTTGTGCCTCAGGGTGGAGTAGTCGTGCGAGAAGTTGGTGACGATGAGATCGAGCAGACCGTCGTTGTCGTAGTCGCCCGCGTCCACGCCCATGCCGGACTGCGTCCGGCCTTCCTCGGTGTAGCCGGCGCCCGAGACGGCGCCGATCTCGGTGAAGCGCCCGTGGCCGTCGTTGCGGTACAGCCAGTTGGGCGTCGTGTCGTTGGCGACGAACAGGTCGAGGTCCCCGTCGAGATCGAGATCCGACCAGACGGCGCCGAGTCCGTAGCCGGTCGGCACGGTCACCAGGCCCGAGCCGCGCGTCACGTCGCGGAACACGCCGTTCCCGTCGTTGTGGAACAGGTGGCCGATGGAGGGCTCGAGCCCTCCCGGCCCGCAGATGACCGGAGCCCCCTTGTAGGAGCAGTTCTTCAGGGAGCCGGGACGCGGAAGCGGCGGGCTCGACGCGTCGTAATCGAGATAGTGGGACACGTACAGGTCGAGTCGTCCGTCGCCGTCGTAGTCCCCGAAGGCGGCGCCCGTGCTCCAGCCTCGCCCCTTCAGCCCCGAGGACGCGGTGACGTCCTTGAATCGTCCCCCCCCAAGACCGTGGTACAGGATGTACCGCCCGAAGCCGGTCACGAACAGGTCGACCTTGCCGTCGTCGTCGTAGTCGCCGAACACGCACCCCTGGGCCCAGTAGCCCGGTGCGGCGACCCCCGCCCTGGCGGTGATGTCTTCGAACGTCCCGTCTCCCTTGTTGCGATACAGAGCGGAGCGCGGCTCCTGGCCGGCCGGGAACGGGCGGGTCCGCGAGCCGTTGGGGAGGAAGACGTCGATCTTCCCGTCGTCGTCCACGTCGTACAGGCAGACGCCGTTGCCGACCGTCTCGTCGATGGTGGTCTTGCGGACCTCGCCGCTGACGTTCTGGAGCGTCAGACCCGCGGCAGGTGCCATGTTGGCGAAGCGGACGGAGGAAGGGGCGGGCGTCCCCGCGGCCGCGGCCGGGCGCGCGCAGGACCCTGCGGCCAGCGCGGCCAGAAGGAGCGTGCCGGCGCCTGCCGCCAGGCGGCTTTCAGTCGGCGGTCGCAACGCCCTCATGCTTGCTCTCACGCTGCTTCTTGAGAAGCTCGCCATGCACCGCGAGCTCGCGCTCGGCCTCCTCCTTGCGCCCGATCTTCCGCAGGGACCGGGCCAGCGCGTAGTGCGCCTTGGGGTTGTCGGCCTTGAGCTCGACGGAGCGGCGGAAGCGGGCGATCGCCTCATTCGTCTTGCCGCGGGCGGCGAGGATCATTCCGATGGAGTAGTGGGCGTACGGATCGAAGGGGGCCAGACGGACCGCCTCTTCGAACTCGTGCAGCGCCTCGTCGTCGCGGCCCTGGGTGTCGTAGGTCCTCCCCAGGTAGAAATGGGCCTCGGCGTTCCCCGGGGCGATCTCGAGGGCGCGCTTCAGGGCGGCCGCCGCGTCGTCGAACCGCAGCCACTCGCGCTCGTGCTTGCCCAGCTGGACGTAGATGCGCGGATCGCGGAGACCACGGTCGAGGGCCGCCTTCAGGACCGTCTCGGCGTCGCGCGGATCGCCGTAGCTGTCGAGCGCGGCGGCATGGTTCACGACGAGCTGCGCGTTCCCGGGGTCGTCGGCCAGGGCGCGCTTCTGCAGATCCAGCCCCTCGCTGTACCGCTTCTGCCTGATGCGCACCTCCCCCAGGTACTGCAGCGCACGCGCCAGATCCGGCAGCAGCGACACCGCCCGCTCGAGCCGCTCCGAGGCCTCGTCCAGACGTCCGGACTGGAAAGAGTGGATGCCGATCTCGGTCAGCGTCCCGGCGTCCCGCGGATTGACCGCCAGCTCCTTCTCCATCTGGTTGAGCATCTGCTCGACTCGGCCGGCGCGGGCGTGAATCTCGCCGATCCGGCGATGGACGCCGGGGCGCGACGGGTCGGTGGCGACGACCTGGCGCAGCTCCGGGAGCGCCTCGTCGTCCCGTTTCAGCGCCACCAGGACGTCGGCGCGCAGCAGCCGGGCGTCAGGGGAGGCGGGATCGATCTCGATGGCGCTGGCGGCCTCGGCGAGAGCATTCTCTTCGTTCCTGGCCGCGTGCCAGGCCAGCGCGAGCTCGTAGCGCGCCTTGAAATCGCGCGGAGAGCGCTTCACGAGGTCTGCGAGCAGAGCCGCCGCATCCGCGGGGCGCCCGCTGTCGCGCAACCGCCGCGCCTCTTCGATGGTCGCGGCGGGATTCGAAGCGCCGCAGCCCTGGGCGCCGCAAAGCGCCAGCAGGGCGCCGAGGAGGACAGAGGGGAGGGGGGACAAACCGGCGGCCGGCCTGCGAAGCATGGGCGACGGATCGTACCACACGCAACGACCGGCAGGCCGGGCCGCCGGGTGGTTCAGACCTTGCTGACGTTGGCCGCCTGCAGCCCTTTGGGTCCCTGGGTGGTCTCGAACTCGACCGCCTGCCCCTCTTCCAGCGTCTTGTAGCCATCACCCTGGATGGCGGAGAAGTGGACGAAGATGTCCGTGCCGTCCTCCTGCGTGATGAAACCGTATCCCTTGCTGTTGTTGAACCACTTCACCTTGCCCTTGGCCACGGCGGACCCTCCTCACCGGACAAAAAAAAGCCACAAAAGCCCCGGCTCTTGTGGTCAGTCATCGGCCCTACTTAGTACCGCAGCGGACCGTCGTTGTCAACCGTCTTTTCGCTCGCGGGGCCCGGTGGGGGCTGCGTCCATGAGGTTGCGCTTGCGCTCGCGCAGCGACTGCAGCTCGCCGGCGACCTGCCTGAGGAGCACGAGCGCCCCCTCGCGGTTGCCCGATTCGAACTCGCGGGCGATCAGGCGCACCTGGCCCTCGACCCCCTGGAGGGAGCGGAGGTCCTGGTCGCACTCGTCGCGCAGCGCGCGCGTAGCGGAGTTGAAGGCCTCCTCCATCTCCTTGAAGTTGTCGTGCTTGCGCAGGGTGACGCGGGCGCCCCAGCGCCCTCCCTCGAGCTCGCGCAGGCCGCGCATCACCTTGTACACGACCCCCGCCGTCTTGTGGGTCTCGAGGATCTCGATGGCGAACACCGCGGCGACGAAGAACAGCCCGACGGCGACCAGGTAGAGGACCGATCGCATCTCTCCCGACGCCTTCGCGGCGACGAGCGTGGGGCCGGATTGCGCCAGGATGCGGGCGTTTTCGACGCTCAGCAGATGAAACAGGGCCCCGGCGAAGACCAGGAGGAAGGCCATCCCGAGGACCGCGATGATCGCCGAGCGCACCTGGTAGGACGGGTCGACGACGTAGGTGCGGCGCCGGCCCAGGAGGCGGTCCATCAAGCGGGACAGGCGGCCGCGGGCGGACACGGCGGCCCGGTCGGTGCCGTCCATGAGGGTGTGGGGGTGGGACTCCATCATGTCTCCCGGGGCCGTCGCAGGGGCGGACCGACCCCTCGCCGCAATATAGGTCCCGGCGCCACCTGTGTCAAAATGGTCGAGCGCGTCCTGATACGAATGGAGGCCTGATGAAACCAGCGGCGGTCGTCCTGTCGGTCCTTTTAGGCGTGGTCGCAGGGGCGGCGCCGCCGCGCGCCGCGCCGGCGCCAGGGAAGGACGAGGGGGACATCCGCGCCCGCCTCAAGGTGTACGCCCCGATCAAGCTCCAGGCGGACCTGACCGGCCTCGGTCCCCGGGATCGGGAGGCGCTCGGCAAGATCGTGGCGGCGGTCGGAGCGATCGACGAGATCTACTGGAGGCAGATGGGCCGTCAGGCCCTCGAGGCCCGCCGGGCGTTCGACTCGGCCGCCGACCCGATCGACAAGCTGTACCGGGACTTCATCCTGATCAACTACGGGCCGTTCGACATCCGCAACGGCAATGACCGCTTCATCGCGGTCGGCTCGGTGGATGGTCCGCGCCTGCCCTGCGCGGGCTTCTACCCCGAGGACATGACCAAGGAGGAGTTCCAGGAGCGGGTGCGGCGGTTCCCCGAGATCAAGGACGCCTTCGAGAAGTCCGACACGCTGATCCGCCGCGTGGACGGCACGCTCGTCGCCATCCCGTACGAGACGATCTACCTGGACCAGCTGGCGACGGCGTCCAGAAGCCTGGCGGAGGCGGCGGCCCTCGTCGCGAGCCCCAGCCTCAGGCGTTACCTGTCGCTGCGGTCCGAGGCGCTCCTGCGCGGCGACTACTACGCCTCGGACGTCGCGTGGCTCGACGTGAAGGACAACGCCCTGGACGTCGTCATCGGGCCGATCGAGACGTACGACGACACGCTCCTGGGCCTCAAGGCGTCGTACGAGGGGGCGGCCCTCGTCAAGGACGCGAAGGAGAGCCGTTCGCTCGAGGTCTACAGGCAGAACATGGACGGAATGGCGAAGGCGCTGCCGGTCGAGGAGCGTTTCAGGCAGTCGAACACCGGCAGCGGCAACGTGCTGGAGGTGGTCAACGTCGTGCGCTTCTCCGGGGACTTCAACGCCGGGATCAAGACGGTGGCCGCGTCGCTGCCGAACGACGAGAGGATCCTGCAGGAGAAGGGGGCGAAGAAGCAGATCTACAAGAACGTGCTGGAGGCGAAGTTCGACACGATCCTGCAGCCGATCGCGAAGGCGCTCCTGACCAGGAAGGACGCGCCGCTCGTGACCCGGGAGGCGTTCGTCACGAACGTCCTTCTGCACGAGCTGTCGCACACGCTGGGGGTCGACTACGTGGTCGGCAAGAAGGACCTGACCGTGCGCAAGGCCCTCATGGAGCGCTACTCCGCCATCGAGGAGGCCAAGGCGGACGTCGTCGGGTTCTTCAACATGAGGTACCTCGTGGCGCAGGAAATCTTCTCGGACGACGAGGCCGAGGAGAACCGCGCCACCTACCTGGCCGGGATCTTTCGCTCGGTCCGCTTCGGCACCGAGGACGCCCACGGCCGGGCGAACGCCCTGCAGCTCAGCTACCTCCTGGGCGCCGGCGGGATCGAGCTCGACCGCAAGAAGGGGGAGTTCTCGATCGACGCGAAGAAATTCGACCCGGCGATCACCGCCCTCGCGAAGGAGCTGCTCGAGATCGAGGGGACAGGCGACTACGCCCGTGCCGGGGCCCTCCTCAAGAAGAACGGCGACCTCGACCCCGCCGTCCGCGACGCCCTGAAGAAAATCGACGACGTCCCGGTCGACGTCTCGTTCACCTACCCTCTCTAGAAACGTGCCCCCGGGAGACGCCGGCCGCGACGGTTCGGGGAAGCCGATCGGTCCCCTCAAGATGGTGTCGCTCGACGGGAGCCTCGACGGTCGGCGCGTGCGGATCGCCCGGCTGGACGTGCCGAGCCTCGTCCGTGGATCCGGCGGAGCAGGAGAAGTGGGGGATCTCGTGGCCGCCGCGCTCGAGGCGGCCCGGGTCGGCGGTCACTCGCTGGCCCTGGCGCTCACCTCCGAATCCGGGGGGACCGGGGCACTGGATGGTTTTCAGCCCCTGCCCTGCAGCGAGGCGGCCTGCCGGACGGTGCTGCCGGTGCAGTGGCCGAAGGAGCCGGAGTGGCTGCGGGCAGGGGAGGATCCGCTTCGGTTCGTTCCGGGGCTGCGGCCCTGGCGGCCGGACGACCTCGAGGAGGTCGCGGCGATCCATGCGGAGACGATCGCGCGGCAGCGCCTGCGGATCGATCGGAGTGCGGAGACCTGGGAACGGATTCTCCCCGCGCAGGACGCGCCGTTCTTCGTGATCGAGAGGAGCGGCCGCGTGGACGCCTACGTCCTGCTCGGCGCAGGACGCCCGACCCTGCGCTGGCGCGAGCACGGCGCGCGCCGGGGGGCGGAGGACCTTCTGACCGACCTCTTCTGGAGCGTTCTCGCCTGGGCGCGCGGCGCGCGGCTGCAGCGGATCGAGGGATGGTGCATGCCCGGGATCCTGACCGTGCGGCCGCTCTACCCGACCTCGGATCGGAGCAGGAAGGGGAGGGTGCCGATGCTGCGGACGCTCGACCCCCTGACACCGCTCCCGGAGCTCAAGAGCGAAGACGAGTGCCGATTGTGGGAGCTCGACGCGTTCTAGTGCAGGAGCTTCTTCTTGGCCTCCACGAGCTCCTTCTCCAGCTTCTCTTTCTTGACCATCAGGGCCGAGACGTCCTGGGTCGTGTCCATCCCCGTCATGCCGGCGGCCCGACCGGCCTGCGACATCTGGTCGTTGATGGCCGTGATCTGCTGCTCGAGATCCCGGACGTGCTGCTCATCGGTGCTCAGGGTGGTCGGCATCAAAGAAAACTGTCCCGTCCTGACGTAGTTCACGCCGAGCCAGATGCCCACGAGCACCACGATCAGAAGGACGACCTTCTTCATGGACCCTCCTCGAGAGAGTGGAAGAGCGGAGGACTTGGCGGAAGCGTGTGGGAATCGAACCCACCGGAGCCGGGTTCCCCCGGCTCCCAACGGATTTGAAGTCCGCGCAGGACACCAGCCCCGAGGCGCTTCCGCAACCGGCCAAGTGTAGCAGAAGACGAGGGGTTGTCGG is a window from the Candidatus Dormiibacterota bacterium genome containing:
- a CDS encoding CRTAC1 family protein — protein: MRALRPPTESRLAAGAGTLLLAALAAGSCARPAAAAGTPAPSSVRFANMAPAAGLTLQNVSGEVRKTTIDETVGNGVCLYDVDDDGKIDVFLPNGSRTRPFPAGQEPRSALYRNKGDGTFEDITARAGVAAPGYWAQGCVFGDYDDDGKVDLFVTGFGRYILYHGLGGGRFKDVTASSGLKGRGWSTGAAFGDYDGDGRLDLYVSHYLDYDASSPPLPRPGSLKNCSYKGAPVICGPGGLEPSIGHLFHNDGNGVFRDVTRGSGLVTVPTGYGLGAVWSDLDLDGDLDLFVANDTTPNWLYRNDGHGRFTEIGAVSGAGYTEEGRTQSGMGVDAGDYDNDGLLDLIVTNFSHDYSTLRHNDGSLTFTDVSMASGIGLATLPTLGWGVGFLDYDNDGRRDIFIANGHVFPNIDDRHLGTTWKQHNQLFHNEGDGRFREVTNEAGPGFQELHSARGAAFGDLDDDGDIDIVVNNIDEPPSLLRNDGGNAGHWIGFRLIGGPRNRGAVGARVVVRAGSLRQVEEIHAGSSHNSSNDPRLHFGLGASTSVERVEIRWPRGPVQVLTGLAIDRYHTVREP
- a CDS encoding tetratricopeptide repeat protein → MLRRPAAGLSPLPSVLLGALLALCGAQGCGASNPAATIEEARRLRDSGRPADAAALLADLVKRSPRDFKARYELALAWHAARNEENALAEAASAIEIDPASPDARLLRADVLVALKRDDEALPELRQVVATDPSRPGVHRRIGEIHARAGRVEQMLNQMEKELAVNPRDAGTLTEIGIHSFQSGRLDEASERLERAVSLLPDLARALQYLGEVRIRQKRYSEGLDLQKRALADDPGNAQLVVNHAAALDSYGDPRDAETVLKAALDRGLRDPRIYVQLGKHEREWLRFDDAAAALKRALEIAPGNAEAHFYLGRTYDTQGRDDEALHEFEEAVRLAPFDPYAHYSIGMILAARGKTNEAIARFRRSVELKADNPKAHYALARSLRKIGRKEEAERELAVHGELLKKQRESKHEGVATAD
- a CDS encoding cold-shock protein, whose protein sequence is MAKGKVKWFNNSKGYGFITQEDGTDIFVHFSAIQGDGYKTLEEGQAVEFETTQGPKGLQAANVSKV